A single window of Anomaloglossus baeobatrachus isolate aAnoBae1 chromosome 9, aAnoBae1.hap1, whole genome shotgun sequence DNA harbors:
- the ZBTB12 gene encoding zinc finger and BTB domain-containing protein 12: protein MTSAYDVLRFQLPGHEAATLRSMNQLRTEERFCDVTVLADGLKFRGHRVVLAACSPFLRDQFLLNPGSELQVSLMHGPRVVWDLLQSCYTGLLEFSVRDIVNYLTAASYLQMEHVVEKCRQALTQFIDPQIGLRDPKSMASRGATSTTTTTTTSTVRPLRPAENSKPMKADESEEEMLMMAEDEEDDEEDEEESPADLCIVKVESGVGGGAGGKGERSWRNGREERKTIAQPEEALVNSTVEGETVDGAVQQGVMKAVYSDEVEGGEGVLIIPSSYHEEEDEILDGGIGGCQSSVVIDGSSRSSLGGPGGQSSLGTMVIGDARFGNRRLLRCTKCEETFQGVEKLVFHMRAQHFVFMCPRCGKQFNHSSNLNRHMNVHRGVKSHTCTICGKCFTQKSTLHDHLNLHSGERPYRCSYCDVRFAHKPAIRRHLKEQHGKTTAQNVLEAGVVEMNISAHNALESLPPDMNILMG from the coding sequence ATGACGTCTGCCTACGATGTCCTTCGTTTCCAGCTCCCAGGGCATGAAGCAGCGACGCTGCGTAGCATGAACCAGCTGAGGACGGAGGAACGCTTCTGCGATGTGACAGTTCTCGCCGATGGACTCAAGTTCCGAGGCCACCGTGTGGTGCTTGCCGCCTGCTCCCCTTTCCTTAGAGATCAATTCCTTCTAAATCCTGGCTCTGAACTCCAGGTTTCGCTCATGCATGGACCGAGGGTGGTGTGGGACCTTCTACAGTCGTGTTACACTGGACTCCTGGAATTCTCAGTCAGGGATATTGTAAACTATCTAACGGCCGCCAGCTATTTGCAGATGGAACATGTCGTGGAAAAGTGTCGTCAGGCTCTGACGCAGTTCATTGATCCTCAGATAGGTCTGAGGGACCCGAAAAGCATGGCATCACGTGGCGCCACGTCAACAACAACAACCACAACCACCAGTACAGTCCGTCCGCTTCGTCCGGCCGAGAACTCCAAGCCTATGAAAGCGGACGAGAGCGAGGAGGAGATGTTGATGATGGCAGAAGATGAAGAAGACGATGAGGAGGATGAAGAAGAATCTCCTGCAGATCTTTGTATTGTGAAGGTTGAATCCGGGGTGGGTGGTGGAGCCGGAGGAAAGGGGGAACGATCGTGGAGGAACGGAAGAGAAGAACGTAAAACGATAGCACAACCAGAAGAGGCTCTGGTGAATTCTACAGTGGAAGGAGAAACTGTGGATGGAGCCGTCCAACAAGGAGTCATGAAGGCCGTCTACAGTGATGAGGTGGAAGGTGGCGAGGGGGTGCTGATTATACCCAGCAGCTATCACGAAGAAGAGGATGAGATCCTAGATGGAGGGATTGGTGGATGCCAAAGTAGCGTCGTGATTGATGGAAGTTCTAGAAGCTCTCTTGGTGGCCCAGGAGGCCAATCATCCCTTGGCACCATGGTCATCGGTGATGCCCGGTTTGGCAACAGACGACTATTGAGGTGCACTAAATGTGAAGAGACTTTCCAAGGAGTGGAGAAACTGGTTTTTCACATGCGAGCGCAACACTTTGTCTTCATGTGCCCACGTTGCGGGAAGCAGTTCAACCACAGCAGTAATCTGAACAGACACATGAACGTTCACAGGGGCGTAAAGTCCCACACCTGCACTATATGTGGCAAATGCTTCACCCAAAAATCCACCCTTCACGACCACCTCAACCTGCACAGCGGGGAGAGGCCGTACCGCTGCTCTTACTGCGACGTGCGATTTGCCCACAAGCCCGCCATAAGGCGTCACCTAAAGGAGCAGCACGGGAAGACCACCGCGCAGAACGTCTTGGAGGCCGGGGTGGTGGAGATGAATATTTCTGCACACAACGCCCTGGAGTCTCTGCCACCTGACATGAACATCTTGATGGGCTGA